A region of Micromonospora sp. WMMD882 DNA encodes the following proteins:
- a CDS encoding ketosynthase chain-length factor, producing the protein MKTAVVTGLGVMAPNGMDTETYWSNILDGKSGINRIQRFDAPRYPVKLAAELATFDPAEHVPSRLLVETSAMSHLAFVAAEMALRDAEADPAGMPEYELGVITANATGGVEVGQRELEKLWTQGPDNVSAYMSIAWFYAATTGQLSIRHKFRGHCGVVVSEQAGGLDAIGHGRRVLRQQHRLVLVGGTESAMSPAGVVAQIPTNNLSHSDDPSAAFLPFDVRANGYVPGEGGAILVIEDADTARERGAPRVYGEIAGYAATFDPRPGSDRPPTLAQAIRLALADAQVAPDDVDVVFADAYGVPELDRIEAAAISAVFGPQGVPVTAPKTMTGRIYAGAGALDTVAALLSIRDGVIPPTVNVDALAPGCDIDLVRERPRTAPVRTALVLGRGHGGFNSAVVVRAVS; encoded by the coding sequence ATGAAGACAGCGGTGGTGACCGGGCTGGGCGTGATGGCCCCCAACGGCATGGACACCGAGACCTACTGGTCGAACATCCTGGACGGCAAGAGCGGCATCAACCGCATCCAGCGGTTCGACGCCCCGAGGTACCCGGTGAAGCTCGCCGCCGAGCTGGCCACCTTCGACCCGGCCGAGCACGTGCCGAGCCGGCTGCTGGTGGAGACCTCGGCCATGAGCCACCTGGCGTTCGTGGCCGCCGAGATGGCGCTGCGCGACGCCGAGGCCGACCCGGCCGGCATGCCCGAGTACGAGCTGGGCGTGATCACGGCCAACGCCACCGGCGGCGTCGAGGTGGGCCAGCGGGAGCTGGAGAAACTCTGGACGCAGGGCCCCGACAACGTCAGCGCGTACATGTCGATCGCCTGGTTCTACGCGGCGACCACCGGGCAGCTCTCCATCCGGCACAAGTTCCGCGGGCACTGCGGGGTGGTGGTCTCCGAGCAGGCCGGCGGCCTGGACGCGATCGGCCACGGCCGGCGGGTGCTGCGCCAGCAGCACCGGCTGGTGCTGGTCGGCGGCACCGAGTCGGCGATGTCGCCGGCCGGCGTGGTGGCCCAGATCCCCACCAACAACCTGAGCCACAGCGACGACCCGTCGGCCGCGTTCCTGCCGTTCGACGTGCGGGCCAACGGGTACGTCCCGGGCGAGGGCGGCGCGATCCTGGTGATCGAGGACGCCGACACCGCCCGCGAGCGCGGCGCCCCCCGGGTGTACGGGGAGATCGCCGGTTACGCGGCCACGTTCGACCCGCGTCCGGGCAGCGACCGGCCGCCGACCCTGGCGCAGGCGATCCGGCTGGCGCTGGCCGACGCGCAGGTCGCGCCGGACGACGTGGACGTGGTGTTCGCCGACGCGTACGGCGTTCCGGAGCTGGACCGGATCGAGGCGGCGGCGATCTCCGCGGTGTTCGGTCCGCAGGGCGTCCCGGTGACCGCGCCGAAGACCATGACCGGCCGGATCTACGCCGGCGCGGGCGCGCTCGACACGGTCGCCGCGTTGCTGTCGATCCGCGACGGCGTGATCCCGCCGACGGTCAACGTCGACGCCCTCGCCCCCGGCTGCGACATCGACCTCGTCCGGGAGCGGCCCCGTACCGCGCCGGTGCGGACCGCGCTGGTGCTCGGCCGGGGGCACGGCGGCTTCAACTCCGCCGTCGTCGTCCGCGCCGTCTCGTGA
- a CDS encoding acyl carrier protein, with protein sequence MREMTLDDLTRVIRATVGVDDSVDLSADIRDTLFTDLGYDSLAVLEVVGRLEKEFPASVPEDRISDLRTPRELIDFVNAQLTAAA encoded by the coding sequence ATGCGTGAGATGACCCTGGACGACCTGACGCGCGTGATCCGCGCGACGGTGGGCGTGGACGACTCGGTCGACCTGTCCGCCGACATCCGCGACACCCTCTTCACCGACCTCGGCTACGACTCCCTGGCGGTGCTGGAGGTGGTCGGCCGGCTGGAGAAGGAGTTCCCGGCGTCCGTCCCGGAGGACAGGATCAGCGACCTGCGCACCCCGCGCGAGCTGATCGACTTCGTCAACGCGCAGCTCACCGCGGCGGCGTGA
- a CDS encoding SRPBCC family protein — MAKKTECGVVIDAPMDLVWAMTNDVPNWPDLFTEYASAEVLERDGDTIRFRLTMHPDEQGKVNTWVSERTSDPATRTVRARRIETGPFEFMNIFWAYREVDGGVEMRWEQEFHVRDELPFDDEAMAAHLLRNSAVQLAAIKERIEKAALARA; from the coding sequence ATGGCGAAGAAGACCGAGTGCGGCGTGGTCATCGACGCCCCGATGGACCTGGTCTGGGCGATGACCAACGACGTGCCGAACTGGCCGGACCTGTTCACCGAGTACGCCTCGGCGGAGGTGCTGGAGCGGGACGGGGACACCATCCGGTTCCGGCTGACCATGCACCCCGACGAGCAGGGCAAGGTCAACACGTGGGTCTCCGAGCGGACCTCCGACCCGGCCACCCGCACCGTGCGGGCGCGCCGGATCGAGACCGGCCCGTTCGAGTTCATGAACATCTTCTGGGCGTACCGGGAGGTCGACGGCGGCGTCGAGATGCGCTGGGAGCAGGAGTTCCACGTCCGCGACGAGTTGCCCTTCGACGACGAGGCGATGGCCGCCCACCTGCTCAGGAACTCGGCCGTCCAGTTGGCGGCGATCAAGGAGCGGATCGAGAAGGCCGCGCTCGCCCGCGCCTGA
- a CDS encoding SDR family NAD(P)-dependent oxidoreductase, whose product MEQLLAGKNALVTGGTRGIGRAIVLSLARAGANVVTCYRSEGEAVESLARELKETPGQHHLVRADVGDPEQIDHLLAEVKRRLGGLDVVVNNAGVISHVAYDDLTLDDWHAVVDTNLTGTFLVVQQALPLLGAGASVVNIGSRVAKVGIPMRAHYTAAKAGLVGLTRSLAKELGRRGVRVNLVEPGVIATEEMARLTAEQRAAMEARYAQLTSLGRLGHPDEVAEVVLFLASDRARYVTGAQIPVDGGI is encoded by the coding sequence ATGGAACAGCTACTTGCCGGCAAGAACGCCCTGGTCACCGGCGGCACCCGTGGGATCGGCCGGGCCATCGTGCTGAGCCTGGCCCGGGCCGGCGCGAACGTGGTGACCTGCTACCGCTCCGAGGGCGAGGCCGTGGAGAGCCTGGCCCGGGAGCTGAAGGAGACCCCGGGGCAGCACCACCTGGTCCGCGCCGACGTCGGCGACCCGGAGCAGATCGACCACCTGCTGGCCGAGGTGAAGCGCCGCCTGGGCGGGCTGGACGTGGTGGTCAACAACGCCGGCGTGATCAGCCACGTCGCCTACGACGACCTGACCCTGGACGACTGGCACGCCGTGGTCGACACCAACCTCACCGGCACGTTCCTGGTCGTCCAGCAGGCGCTGCCGCTGCTCGGCGCGGGCGCGTCGGTGGTCAACATCGGCTCCCGGGTGGCGAAGGTGGGCATCCCGATGCGGGCCCACTACACCGCCGCCAAGGCCGGCCTGGTGGGGCTGACCCGCTCGCTGGCCAAGGAGCTGGGCCGTCGGGGCGTCCGGGTCAACCTGGTCGAGCCGGGCGTCATCGCCACCGAGGAGATGGCCCGCCTCACCGCGGAGCAGCGGGCCGCCATGGAGGCCCGGTACGCCCAGCTCACCTCGCTCGGCCGGCTCGGGCACCCGGACGAGGTGGCCGAGGTGGTGCTCTTCCTCGCCAGCGACCGCGCCCGGTACGTCACCGGCGCGCAGATCCCCGTCGACGGAGGTATCTGA
- a CDS encoding antibiotic biosynthesis monooxygenase: protein MTDTAFRVMLRFDINPGMEDGFEQTWHSIGNVITEHPANLGQWLLKDSEKDHTYYVISDWVDEPRFREFEHSDGHVEHRKKLHPYRHGGAMWTMNVVYAFRGAAARVPQ, encoded by the coding sequence ATGACCGACACCGCTTTCCGGGTGATGCTGCGGTTCGACATCAACCCCGGCATGGAGGACGGGTTCGAGCAGACCTGGCACTCCATCGGCAACGTGATCACCGAGCACCCGGCGAACCTCGGCCAGTGGCTGCTGAAGGACTCCGAGAAGGACCACACCTACTACGTGATCAGCGACTGGGTGGACGAGCCGCGGTTCCGGGAGTTCGAGCACAGCGACGGGCACGTGGAGCACCGCAAGAAGCTGCACCCGTACCGGCACGGCGGGGCGATGTGGACGATGAACGTGGTCTACGCGTTCCGGGGCGCCGCCGCCCGGGTGCCGCAGTGA
- a CDS encoding antibiotic biosynthesis monooxygenase family protein, giving the protein MTAPAGRARVMVWHRAPADDVEAVAKAYDEISRHLDGTPGLIGNELLRSTTDPRRMVVLSEWESLAAFRVWEEGVQHRPSTSPLRQYQDRELPNFFEVFEVTAAF; this is encoded by the coding sequence GTGACCGCGCCGGCGGGGCGGGCCCGGGTGATGGTCTGGCACCGCGCGCCGGCCGACGACGTCGAGGCGGTCGCCAAGGCGTACGACGAGATCAGCCGGCACCTGGACGGCACGCCCGGACTGATCGGCAACGAGTTGCTGCGCTCCACCACCGACCCGCGCCGGATGGTGGTGCTCAGCGAGTGGGAGAGCCTGGCGGCGTTCCGGGTCTGGGAGGAGGGCGTGCAGCACCGCCCCTCCACCTCGCCCCTGCGGCAGTACCAGGACCGGGAGCTGCCGAACTTCTTCGAGGTCTTCGAGGTGACGGCGGCGTTCTGA
- a CDS encoding ketoacyl-ACP synthase III family protein, which yields MRVESLYVVGTGRRLPPVMTLEEAERAGHCERRQVWRTEVRSVCVSEDESGPEMAAHAARTAVRQAGAAPAEIDLILHADTWYQGHDMWAPASFVQREAVGNSCPAIEVRQMSNGGLCALDLAVGYLLADPERTSALVTTGDRFCAPAFDRWRSDPGTVFGDAGTAVVVSRRPGFARLRSIVTVADAGLEQMQRGVDGFGPAPASVRATVDVETLRQDFVRASGLDGILDRIDRGQSEAIERALADAGTKLDDVDWFVLPNLGRGRLNAHFFQKFAIDPDRTTWSWGRQVGHLGAGDQIAGLGQLADSGVLQPGQRVLLAGVGAGFTWSCAVVEMLRRPPTTARPTRPTALPRPVRRG from the coding sequence ATGAGGGTGGAGAGCCTCTACGTGGTCGGCACCGGCCGCCGGCTGCCCCCGGTCATGACGCTGGAGGAGGCCGAACGGGCCGGGCACTGCGAACGCCGGCAGGTCTGGCGCACCGAGGTGCGGTCGGTCTGCGTGAGCGAGGACGAGTCCGGCCCCGAGATGGCCGCGCACGCCGCGCGTACCGCGGTCCGGCAGGCCGGCGCCGCCCCGGCGGAGATCGACCTGATCCTGCACGCCGACACCTGGTACCAGGGGCACGACATGTGGGCGCCGGCCTCGTTCGTGCAGCGGGAGGCGGTCGGCAACTCCTGCCCGGCGATCGAGGTGCGGCAGATGTCCAACGGCGGGCTCTGCGCGCTGGACCTGGCGGTCGGGTACCTGCTCGCCGACCCGGAGCGCACCAGCGCCCTGGTCACCACCGGGGACCGCTTCTGCGCCCCGGCCTTCGACCGCTGGCGCAGCGACCCGGGCACGGTCTTCGGCGACGCCGGTACGGCGGTGGTGGTGTCCCGCCGTCCCGGGTTCGCCCGGCTGCGCAGCATCGTCACCGTCGCCGACGCCGGCCTGGAGCAGATGCAGCGCGGGGTGGACGGGTTCGGCCCGGCCCCGGCCAGCGTCCGGGCCACCGTCGACGTGGAGACGTTGCGGCAGGACTTCGTCCGGGCCAGCGGATTGGACGGCATCCTCGACCGGATCGACCGGGGTCAGTCCGAGGCGATCGAGCGGGCGCTGGCCGACGCCGGGACGAAACTCGACGACGTCGACTGGTTCGTCCTGCCGAACCTCGGCCGGGGCCGGCTCAACGCCCACTTCTTCCAGAAGTTCGCCATCGACCCGGACCGCACCACCTGGTCCTGGGGACGCCAGGTCGGGCACCTCGGCGCCGGTGACCAGATCGCCGGCCTGGGTCAGCTCGCCGACTCCGGCGTGCTGCAACCCGGCCAGCGGGTCCTGCTGGCCGGCGTGGGCGCGGGGTTCACCTGGTCGTGCGCCGTGGTCGAGATGCTCCGCCGGCCGCCCACCACCGCCCGGCCGACCCGCCCGACCGCGCTCCCGCGGCCCGTCAGAAGAGGATGA
- a CDS encoding oligopeptide:H+ symporter: MTSTAAPVPPGGKTFLGQPRWFGTLFVVDMWERFSFYGMLAILALFLVADPADGGLGMSEVDAAALFGMYMSLVFMAALPGGWLADRVLGARRATLWGGIFITAGHIFLSVPAEPTLYLGLGCIIVGTGLVKPSMAAMVGDMYQGQPERREAAFSLFYMSVQVSALLAPLVTGFAAERINWHLGFGIAAFGMVVGLIQYVVGMRGLGDVGARPANPAPPEVRARVWRRSAVFGGVPALLAALGVASGVIGLQQVLMVLGLMVLGVPVVYWVRLNRRPEIQPYRVRLRAFLWMLIASSFFWMLYAQGPALMNIFAKDSVDRNVFGFEVPASWFQSAQPLFLLLLAPGFAALWVRLGSRVAVPPKFVAGMLLGGVSFVVMAVAAALAESAPVSPMWLLTVYLIIVCGELVVAPVGLSLAAQVAPPGFSSQMIGLFWLFAAVGAATGGQLAGITAAVSESTFYLVLGGIGLAVAAALAFGARSLTRRLADEPAPAAPTTPSPVEGVKSLS; encoded by the coding sequence ATGACCTCCACAGCAGCCCCTGTCCCGCCCGGCGGAAAGACCTTCCTCGGTCAGCCCCGCTGGTTCGGCACCCTCTTCGTCGTCGACATGTGGGAGCGGTTCAGCTTCTACGGCATGCTCGCCATCCTGGCGTTGTTCCTGGTCGCCGACCCGGCCGACGGCGGGCTGGGGATGTCCGAGGTGGACGCCGCCGCGCTGTTCGGGATGTACATGTCCCTGGTGTTCATGGCCGCGCTGCCGGGCGGTTGGCTGGCCGACCGGGTCCTCGGCGCCCGCCGGGCCACCCTGTGGGGCGGGATCTTCATCACCGCCGGCCACATCTTCCTGTCCGTGCCGGCCGAGCCGACCCTCTACCTCGGGCTGGGCTGCATCATCGTCGGCACCGGCCTGGTCAAGCCGAGCATGGCGGCGATGGTCGGCGACATGTACCAGGGGCAGCCCGAACGCCGGGAGGCGGCGTTCTCGCTGTTCTACATGAGCGTGCAGGTGAGCGCGTTGCTCGCCCCGCTGGTCACCGGTTTCGCCGCCGAGCGGATCAACTGGCACCTGGGCTTCGGGATCGCCGCGTTCGGCATGGTGGTCGGCCTGATCCAGTACGTGGTCGGGATGCGCGGCCTCGGTGACGTCGGCGCGCGGCCGGCCAACCCCGCGCCGCCGGAGGTGCGGGCCCGGGTGTGGCGGCGCTCGGCGGTGTTCGGCGGGGTCCCGGCGCTGCTCGCGGCGCTCGGGGTGGCCAGCGGCGTGATCGGCCTCCAGCAGGTGCTGATGGTCCTCGGTCTGATGGTGCTCGGCGTGCCGGTCGTCTACTGGGTCCGGCTCAACCGCCGGCCGGAGATCCAGCCCTACCGGGTGCGGCTGCGGGCGTTCCTGTGGATGCTGATCGCCTCGTCGTTCTTCTGGATGCTCTACGCCCAGGGGCCGGCCCTGATGAACATCTTCGCCAAGGACTCGGTGGACCGGAACGTGTTCGGCTTCGAGGTGCCGGCGAGCTGGTTCCAGTCCGCCCAGCCGCTGTTCCTGCTGCTGCTCGCGCCGGGCTTCGCCGCCCTGTGGGTGCGGCTGGGCTCCCGGGTGGCCGTCCCGCCGAAGTTCGTCGCGGGCATGCTCCTCGGCGGTGTCTCCTTCGTGGTCATGGCGGTGGCGGCGGCGCTCGCCGAGAGCGCCCCGGTGTCGCCGATGTGGCTGCTCACGGTCTACCTGATCATCGTCTGTGGCGAGCTGGTGGTCGCGCCGGTCGGGCTCAGCCTCGCCGCCCAGGTCGCCCCGCCCGGCTTCTCCAGCCAGATGATCGGGCTGTTCTGGCTCTTCGCGGCGGTCGGCGCGGCCACCGGCGGCCAGCTCGCCGGCATCACCGCGGCGGTCTCCGAGTCCACCTTCTACCTGGTCCTCGGCGGCATCGGGCTGGCCGTGGCGGCGGCGCTGGCGTTCGGCGCCCGCTCGCTGACCCGACGCCTCGCCGACGAGCCCGCACCGGCCGCGCCGACGACGCCGTCGCCGGTCGAGGGCGT